The following are encoded together in the Drosophila takahashii strain IR98-3 E-12201 chromosome X, DtakHiC1v2, whole genome shotgun sequence genome:
- the Rph gene encoding rabphilin-3A, which produces MDFQNRNNTANKFVCPSDRQLALRAKLKAGWSSSKTSEPLRPEEQEAIISVIRRNEEIEVAERQRVGRLVERVEKIKQHAVERGPNCCRLCGDAFGILRPQRILCEDCRQSVCAKCSVDINIRYHTSERSREIWLCRICSETREMWKKSGAWFFKGLPKYDMPRSASATPIPTPGHPGSMAGDTRAVQSCHATPTRPARVKKLTIRVNDSSSSSSGHSEPEDEVDAGALGIGGITKGVSANRLQREDSFRLRAYGSIRSFIDGGERKLSNSFFFGRQQSQRPSECPEYDSVSMSKLRRESSFLRRGSVSSSWSISDSSGSGSNNSGNSQSQSQFQQQQQQHQQQQLHCRDPLLGWLEIAISYREAFHSLDCTMVRARDLPAMDAAGLADPYCKLNIITPEAHTKYTRWQRTKTVHKTRNPEFNETLQFVGVEPEELGNSLLYVALFDDDKYGHDFLGAAKVCLSTVHSTSQYRISVPLGVEDQYSNAAELAQNWPNGKMLLSLCYNTKRRALVVNVKQCINLMAMDNNGSSDPFVKIQLKPDAHKNKKHKTSVKWRTLNPIYNEEFYFEASPHDLNKEMLILTVWDKDLGKSNDFLGSLQLGAQSKGDRLQQWLDCIRLPDHFHEKWHCLAPDNPAH; this is translated from the exons ATTAAAAGCCGGCTGGAGCAGCTCGAAGACCAGCGAACCGCTGCGtccggaggagcaggaggccaTCATCTCGGTGATCCGGCGCAACGAGGAGATCGAGGTGGCCGAGCGGCAGCGGGTGGGTCGTCTGGTGGAGCGGGTCGAGAAGATCAAGCAGCATGCGGTGGAGCGGGGGCCCAACTGCTGCCGCCTCTGCGGCGACGCCTTCGGCATCCTGCGGCCGCAGCGCATCCTGTGCGAGGACTGCCGCCAGTCGGTGTGCGCCAAGTGCAGCGTGGACATCAACATCCGCTACCACACCAGCGAGCGGTCCCGGGAGATCTGGCTGTGCCGCATCTGCTCCGAGACGCGCGAGATGTGGAAGAAGTCGGGCGCCTGGTTCTTCAAGGGCCTGCCCAAGTACGATATGCCGCGCAGCgccagtgccacgcccattccCACCCCGGGACACCCCGGATCCATGGCAG GAGACACGCGGGCCGTTCAAAGCTGCCATGCGACGCCGACGCGTCCGGCGCGGGTAAAGAAGCTAACGATCCGGGTGAACGACAgcagctccagcagcagcggccACTCGGAGCCGGAGGACGAGGTGGACGCCGGGGCACTGGGCATTGGTGGCATAACCAAGGGCGTCTCCGCGAACCGACTGCAGCGGGAGGATAGCTTCCGGCTGAGGGCCTACGGCTCCATACGCAGCTTCATCGATGGCGGCGAGCGCAAGTTGTCCAACTCCTTCTTCTTTGGCCGCCAGCAGAGCCAACGGCCCTCGGAGTGCCCGGAATACGACAGCGTCAGCATGTCCAAGTTGCGCCGGGAGAGCAGCTTCCTGCGTCGCGGCTCCGTCAGCTCCTCCTGGTCGATCAGCGATAGTTCCGGTTCCGGATCCAACAACTCGGGCAACTCCCAATCGCAATCGCaattccagcagcagcagcagcaacatcagcagcagcagctgcactgCCGGGATCCGCTGCTCGGCTGGCTGGAGATCGCCATCAGCTACCGGGAGGCCTTCCACAGCCTCGACTGCACCATGGTGCGGGCCCGGGATCTGCCGGCCATGGACGCCGCCGGACTGGCGGACCCCTACTGCAAGCTGAACATCATCACGCCGGAGGCGCACACCAAGTACACGCGGTGGCAGCGCACCAAGACGGTGCACAAGACCCGCAATCCGGAGTTCAACGAGACGCTGCAGTTCGTCGGCGTGGAGCCCGAGGAGCTGGGCAACTCGCTGCTCTACGTGGCCCTCTTCGACGACGACAAGTACGGGCACGACTTCCTCGGCGCGGCCAAGGTCTGCCTTTCCACG GTGCACAGCACATCGCAGTACCGCATTTCGGTGCCCCTGGGCGTGGAGGACCAGTACAGCAACGCGGCGGAGTTGGCCCAGAATTGGCCAAACGGCAAGATGCTGCTCTCCTTGTGCTACAATACGAAACGGAGGGCGCTGGTGGTGAACGTGAAGCAGTGCATCAATCTGATGGCCATGGACAACAACGGCAGCTCCGATCCCTTCGTCAAGAT CCAACTCAAGCCGGATGCGCACAAGAACAAGAAGCACAAGACCAGCGTCAAGTGGCGCACGCTCAATCCCATCTACAACGAGGAGTTCTACTTCGAGGCGAGTCCCCACGACCTCAACAAGGAGATGCTCATCCTGACCGTCTGGGACAAGGATCTCGGCAAGAGCAACGACTTCCTCGGCAGCCTGCAGCTGGGCGCCCAGAGCAAGGGCGACCGCCTGCAGCAGTGGCTCGACTGCATCCGATTGCCCGACCACTTCCACGAGAAATGGCATTGCCTCGCCCCCGACAATCCCGCCCACTGA